actctggagattttactGTGTACCTGATTCTCACCAGTTATATTACCGTTACATGCAGTATGCAGCCTTTTGATTAAAAGATTTCTCCCTCCGCTTTTCACGGCCACTACCCTGTGGGGCAAACAATGGCCTCCAAAACATTAAGCAATGCTTATTCCTTTATTATCCTTTAGTATTATACAGTGACACCATCCACAATATCAAGCCTAACAAAACAGATCAGTTAATGTGCAGCCATtcaattttcattattaatttaCCCATACCCCTCCAACCTAACCAGTCCGTTTCCTTATTTTTAGCCCACAGAAGTTTCAAACATTTAATTTCCTGATGATCCCCTCTTCGTCAACAACAATAATACTCCCAACTCTTTTGAAACATTGTTCCAAAACACTTTACAAACCCGTCACACATACTCAAGCTCATTGATTACCCATTCAACAATGTAGTTGCTGCGTATCTGTACCGCATGAATCAATAACTCCACCTGCTCTCCTCCTTTCTTCTGCAATTGCAGGATTTCAACCTCCACCCTAAAAGCTCCATCAGCCTATCTCCATCAAAGTGGTGGGAGACCACATAGTATGGGTTTCCCTTCAGGCTCTCCAGTGATTTCCCACACTAAATATCTATCACttcactgccgcagcagtgatttCTCCCCTTGCAAAAATAATCTTTTAGCAAACACCAATGCTAAATTTTCCATATATTGGAATTATTTTTCACAgcttataataattaatttaatgagCCCATTGTTTCTGGCGTAAATTAATCCATATTTAGATAACTGTGTGATttgtatatgtacatttctgaaatacaTTACTTAGACACAGTGACCTCTGATAACAGACCACACTAAACTGTGATGTAGATACATGAATTTCTGTAAAGTTGCTTTGGAAccatatgtattgtgaaaagtgctataaaaaataaatgttaaatttaattttaccaCCACAGCAGGTATTTGGGCCTGTGCTCTTGCAACCGCTTTCAGGCTAAAACTTTATTgcccactgccgcagcagtgatttCAGCCTCCAATCTTGAACAGTTCTCCAACTAATCATCTGTAGGGACAGAAAAGTATCCCTCCACTGCCCCATCAGTGATTTCTCTCTCTGTTCCTGCAGGAGCCTTTCGTTTTCTCTTTTAGCTCCCTCAGGAAATTCACCACACAAGCTGccttattttttccccccaagacaacaacagcaaaaaatattctgcacaGAGGAATTAAATCCTTTAAGTTTTCTGTACTTGTACTGCTGAACTACTCTTAGATGACTGCCTAGCTTGCTGTCCTTGTAAATACTTTTTGGGGGTTTAACTCGGAGCTCAAGCCGAGCCTCGGGTTCGAGCCTCTTTCGAGGCTTTCCGGCCATGTATGATTtccagtgtgtgtgtaagagcACAGATCTTTTCCAGACTCACTGTTTTGGACGATGTCCTGCATCTTCTTCCAGACTCTGAACTGCAGGTTGCCCAAGTAACGTGACACATGAATCAAAGCTCCAGAAGCCATCTGTGGATCCGGCTGTGAGATCTGGACCCTGGAAGAACATTCAGGAGTCAGAACTGCAGTGGCTTTGGATCAGAAGCAGAGAgaccagagacaccagcagatCACTCACCTTTCCATTGAGACTGGAAACTTCTACAGAACAAACACACCATTAATCATCAAGaactcaatcaatcaatcaatcaatgatGTGAAATTAGACCTTCAGAAAGCAGACGTCATTGTCTTTCTTCATCTCCTCCATGTATTTGATTGTGTGTGAAAGAGCTGAGATGTGTCTGTTCATCTCCTCCAGCTTCTTCTTCATCATCTGCTTCTTCTGCTCCTCTTCCTCCCTCAGTGCAGTGATTGTAGCTTCTTCTTCATCTCTGAGAAACTGATGAAGCTTCTCAAACTGCTGTTTAATCTGACGCTCTGTGTGATCAGCTTGAGACTGAAATCACAAGTAATTATATCAGACAAATCAGTTTAGCTGTTCTAATAAAACTTGTAAATATGTCAAAAGTATCATTCCTCACCTTGATGTGTTGAGCTGTTTTCACAAACTTTCTTTTAATGGTTACTTTGTGTTTAAGTTTGTCTTGTAAGGACTTTAATGCTGTATTGAGCTCCTCCTGGAATTTAAAAAGAAAGTCTATAAGATACCAGAGATTTCTGTAATATGAtcttaaccctctaccgcacacattatgataaatctataaaaaaaaaaatttgactttttttttttcttagaatggcttaacttgaagtactgtttggaaaaaaatattatcttaaggtactttatgatatgttgccatatggcaacaacatGCAATAGTGaaaataagtgtaagtgtacagtatatagttaatatttttcctcagaaatgttgtttgtattgaatcaatcggtgctattataagctttaTCAGTAATTATAAAGAacaccttatacttattttccaacatcttgtgcttttatttattccattctcttttgctgaataatgttttatattctttgaatttcattacgttttttttgtgaatattatttaaattgcaaatgtagacagttaaaaacaaatctaatactgttcatcatgtatcacaaaacattgacataaaaccaaaaacattgcagTTCATGAAAATTAAACATTACACAATCTTATGCGAGGAAGGTCGTGAACATGAACCCCCCCATAATCCTTGAAACTTCATCTTTTTTCTGTACAAAGAGACACatgtacacatcacatttggtgcacTTCACCCTAACAATACACTTAACGTTACATccacttgcacctgcctttttgagacaccatggtaGGCCATTGGTTGGTCTGGGCCAGTACTGGCTGTGATGGcagatctctgatgttgatttaatccataatataAATGCCATAGCAGTCCTTGACATAtgactaatcaacattatatcactagcattaatgttgttattgttacagcttaacagactgcagctgtcttttgctagctagctattctattataataatgtcattccattattgcgccgtgttgccatatggcaacacagacattttatcgatttaccaaaaactaatttcataaaaaaaaatttgagtggtgaatatgtcatcataacTTACCAGAGATGATGTTAACAATtgttttgtgaatgtgacatgggcgggtccttgtttgttactgacgttttagtttgctttcagcaactaccgacaagagacagcagtctgtcagaaatcacgccacagaaaaaaatttgtgtcatgtgacttaaccaaagcacatcattggctaaactaaggtcttctcttaccaacaaaaaaaaaaaaaaaccgagAATGTTTATGAATATTTATGAGATATCTTAACAtaatatttatgttaaaaatatttatgtcattgttttttacattgttaccATCATAGTCTAAAACatgacattaaagggatagttcaccccaaaaattaaaattgtgtcatcatttactcaccctcagtttgttacaaacctgtatttttttatttttattttttgttatgttgaacacaaagggagatattttaaagaatgtgggAATCTGAACAGTTGTGagacaccattgacttccatagtattttttttttctatagaagtcaatggtgccccaaagcggcctggttacaaactttcttcaaaatatctttctttgtgttcaacagaaaaaagacatttttacaggtttggaacaacttgagggtgagtaaatgatgacagaattttcatttttggggtgaaatatccttttaacataagccaaaaaaaaaaaaaaaaaaactgaaataaaaaaacgagaatgttctgttaaagagacagtggcaaggaaatgaacacaaagatTATGTTGCCAcatggcaacactatgcggtagagggttaaatgtaacaaataaGCTTAAACAAGTGTTTATCCTCATCTATAAATCTATCTTACCTTATATGGTGAAACCACTTCACTGATGGATCTGAATTTATGATTGTCGTGTTGTTGTGAATCTCTGCACACTAAACACACAGGCTGTTTGTCCTCCAGACAGAAGAGTTTGAGTTTCTCACTGTGTAAACTGCAGATCTCCTCAGATCCTGATGAACGCCTCTTATTTCTCTCCTTCAGGAACGACTCACACAAGTTTTTTAACACAAGATTACACGGAGGAGGCTCATCTCTTAAGGATCTTTTCCTGCAGACAGGACACTCCTGAGTTCCCTTTGTTCTCCAGAACTGTTGAAGACACTCTTTACAGAAGCTGTGACTACATGATAAAACAACAGGATCCTTGAAAATATCACGACACACGGGACAAGAAAAATCATCTTCAGATAATGAAGCCATTTTCACTGTTCCAGCTATCACAACTTAACTTTAACTTTCCGAATCaaggtattaaaaaaaaatgaaaaacaacaagAATCTCAAACATCTGCTGTCTGTTCAGGAACAAACGTTTCAAATCCTTCTTGAAAGTTTTTCCTCTTCATTCTTCATTGTTCACTGAGTCAGTATGACCGAAAGGAGATATAACAAGTCAGTCTCTTCCTGCTAAGTGTTGTAAGAGGGTGGAGTTTCTGATCATGTGATTGTTCAATCTTTTCTCACTCTGACTGCAGCTCCTTCTGCTTCATGTCCTCCACTATCATTCCTGTTCCACAGAAAGACAGTCTCTTGTCTTAATGACTGCAGATCAGCGACTCTCACAGCGGTTCTCATCAAGTGTTTTGTTAAAGAAACAGATCCTGAGCACCAAACCAGAATCCTTTGACCCACTACAGTTTGTGTATAGGACAAAATCCACAGAGGATGATATTTCATTCACCCTTCACAACATTCTTACCCACTTGGACAATAAAGACAGTTATGACTGATTACTTTTTTATAGTTTACAGTTTGACATTTAACAGTATCATGCCCTCAAATCTCATAACCAAGCTGTATAACCTGGGGCTGCATCCTCCTGTACTGAGTAACTGAGTTTCCTCAATGGCAGATCCCAACATGTTC
The window above is part of the Chanodichthys erythropterus isolate Z2021 chromosome 3, ASM2448905v1, whole genome shotgun sequence genome. Proteins encoded here:
- the LOC137017175 gene encoding nuclear factor 7, brain-like; the protein is MASLSEDDFSCPVCRDIFKDPVVLSCSHSFCKECLQQFWRTKGTQECPVCRKRSLRDEPPPCNLVLKNLCESFLKERNKRRSSGSEEICSLHSEKLKLFCLEDKQPVCLVCRDSQQHDNHKFRSISEVVSPYKEELNTALKSLQDKLKHKVTIKRKFVKTAQHIKSQADHTERQIKQQFEKLHQFLRDEEEATITALREEEEQKKQMMKKKLEEMNRHISALSHTIKYMEEMKKDNDVCFLKKFPVSMERVQISQPDPQMASGALIHVSRYLGNLQFRVWKKMQDIVQNTPVILDPNTAHPSLILSDDLTSVRDNLINQPLPDNPERFDYYDCVLGSEGFNSGTHCWDVEVKENLAWSLGVTTASNQRKGCDFCNTGVWSVRYESSHLTSLVLPRTGFCVKQDLDRVRVYLDYDRGTVSFSDPVTNTHLHTFTTTFTDTLFPFFGCFESLRILPVNSQ